The Pontibacter deserti region AGTATCTGCCAACATTTCAAAGGCCCGCCTGCTATCTGAGCGGGTAAGGGTGTGCAGGTTAGTACCCAAGTAGAACTTTGCTAAACTGCCTTTGATGCTTACCCCGCTGTCTGAAATGCCTATTCTTAAATTACCTGCATTGCCTGTAATATAAGTTTTGTCTGTGTCCTGCCTGTAACTCTCTGATAGGTTGGTAAGGTAGTTTGGCAGGCAGTCCATTACAGAACCGCCTGCCTGTTCCTTTTCCAGGAACTGCCATATAGTACAGTACATTGCTTTGATAAAATCTATCAAGGTGTACTACTTACTATAAGGAACTATCATAATTAAAGAACGGCCGGGCCTGCTCTCTCAGGCTTTGCAGCTCATTGTCTAGATCTCCATCAATCAGGCGTTGGTAATAGGCCGGTACTAGGTTTCTGCCATTCAATATTACCAGTACTTCAATCTGGGTTATATCTGCATTAGTGATAAACAGATAGCAGTCGTTCCTGAAAGGGAAAAGCGGGTTAGGTTCGCCTTTACCTAACAGCCTGTTTGCATTAGGGTAGCCATACCCATATTCAGGATAATCTGTGTCTTCAAAGTAGATGCTGGATAGGTTTAGCCTGCCATTAGATAAAGCCCATTCTGCTAACCTTTTGTTATTGGCTTTTACAAACTCCCTGGCAGGCATTTTATACAGGTACTTTTGTCCTTTGCTATTGATGAAATTCATCAAACCTGTATAGCCTGTTGTGTTGGTGTAGGCTGTGCAATCTAACCTGCCTTTTGCCTTTATACCATGTTGAGCCTTTACTTCATCAGGCAGGATCTCAAACTTATAGTAAGCCGTTAGCATGAAGCACCTCCCATCTTTTTAAGAGTGATGTAGGTTGCTGCCTGCTCTTCTATGTCAGTATCATTTAAAGGCGTTACAGCGTTCCTTTGCAGCCATTGGTCTAACTCTAGCTTACTAAAGTAGATGTGCTTGCCCTGGGGCTTAAAATGCGGTATTTGTGCAGTAGATGTAAGCTTATACAGGTAGCTCTTAGATAAGCCTGTATAGCTTGCCGCTTCATCAAAGTTTAATACTGTTTTTTGGGTAAGGAGTAGGGTTTCTATATTCCTTAGCCTTTGCTCTAATTGTTGTAATTCCATTTTTCAGTTCTTGTTAAAAGTTGAAAAAATGGAAAGGCCTTTCCTGTGTCGTTATAACAAGAGTAAAGGTATGTAGGCAGGTAAAAGGAAAGAATAGATAGGGGTTTAGCAGTAATAGGGTATAAACTAGTTTAAACCTTTTAACACCTCATCTAATATTTGGTAATTCTTAGGCTTTCCTGGGTGTTTTATGTTTTTGTTGCTTAAATACCGGTCTTTGGATTGAGCCAAATTCCTAGCATTGGTAAAGCAAAACTCAGCAACACTCCATTGATTAATATTGAAATGTATTAGCCTATTGCTATAAATATAGTCTACAAAATAAGCTAACAGGTTTTTATCTCCTACCCAGTCAACAGGCTTTATTTTATTTAAAGGCTTTGCTTCAAAAACAGCCTTAAATTGGTCTAATGTAGTATTAGTATTTATTAGACCATTAGCAAGTAAGTTTTGGTGTAACTTAGGCAATTCTTCATTAGGATTGTTTTGCCATTTATAGCTAGTATTCTTATCTTTTAATAATTCCCTAAGTTGGTTTTCTTCATCAATGTTTGTATTTAAGAGTAAAAATGGTTCAGATGTGTTTTTTAATTGTTCAGCTTTAAACCAATTAAGCCACTTAAGGAAGTTTACATAAATAACATAATTTAGTGGCTTAGTGCCTTCTTCCATTGTTTTATATAAATCATATACATCATCAAAGTTGCCTTTTTCTGCATCGAATGAAAAATATTCTTCAACCTGTATTGCTGTCAAGAATTTATTTTTCCCATCTCCTCCCAATCTTGCCATAAAAACGGTTTCTGGTTGTTTATCTCTAAATTTATTAATCTTAGATTCTATCTTATCAATCCAATCTGATAAAATTTCATCTTTCACAAGAGACATATTAAAGTGAATAAAGAACATTCTTCTAAAGGCTTTTATAATGTCATTTACTCTTTTTATAAAAGCTTCTCTTATTCGTCGTTCAATCTTCATGAAATCATTTGGAGAAAAGTCATTTCTCAAATCATTCAAATACTCCCCCTGCACATTGCCATCTAACCAGTCTTGGTAAGTGTATTCATACTTCTCCATAGCTAAAAGTTAAAAGCAGGCTCTTTACACCCGCACGTTATGACTGTGATAAAACCATTAAATACCTAAATCAGGCAAGGCGTTTACAGCCTGCACTTTGCGTTCATCTGCAATGCTAAGGTATTTCTGTGTATGCTTAATTGAAGTGTGCCCTAAGAGCTGAGAAAGTGTTTTAATGTCATACCCTAACAGGAGTATGTTAGTAGCAAAGGAATGGCGGGCGCTGTGCCATGTAATGCGCTTTTCTATGCCTGCTCTTGTTACCCAATTCCTGATCGTTTTAGTTGAGCCCTCAAAACTTGGTAAGGGAAAGATAAGATCTTTAGGGCCGGCCTTTTCTCCTATCAGTTTAAGGGCGTTATTGTTTAGCCTAAGGCGGTTTACTTCCTGGGTTTTGTTCTGCTTAATCAGTAGCTCGTTATTGCTTATATGCTGCCATTTAAGCTCTTTGATGTCCCCAAATCTAAGGCCTGTATTGCAGGCAAACAGGAAAGCCCGCTTTATAGTCTCATTACCACAAGGAGTATTAGCAAGCTTCTTTACTTCATCTAAACTAAGTACTCCCTTATTCATGCCCCCGCTTTTAAATTTCAGGTTTTCAGGCAGTGGGTTCTTATGGAACAGGTTTTCTCTAAGACCATACTTAACTACTTTTCTAAAGCGGTTAAAGTATGTTAGCGGGCCTTCTCCAGTGTGGTTAGTTTCTAAGTAATCTTTATAGCCTATAATAAGGTTTTGGGTAAGCTCCTTACATTGCAATTTGTCTTTGCCATGCCTGTCTAGCAGGTAGGCTTTAAACTTCTTTAAACTGGCAGTAAGCACCCGCTTATCTGCTTTGGTATAAGTAGTGATGTAGGCTTGGTAGAACTTCAGGAAATCAGTACTGGTAAGGGCTTTGCTTTGCAGGTCATAAGTTCCTAGCAAGGCTTCTTCTGTTCGCTTGGCTTTGATGCGTTGTGCAAGTTCTAATGCAGCTTTGTTAGACTGTTTCTCTAAGGCGGTCTTAGGCTTATCTACCAGGTAAAGCTTTAAATATTCATATTGCCTTACCCCATCATTGTAGTAATCTAAGTAAAGGCTTATATTACCATTACTTAGCTTTCTTTGCCTTAGCCTTACAGGTTCTTTTGTGGTTGTTTTTTCACTTGCTTAGCTGCTGTTTTCCAATCTCTTACAATGTAATAAAACGGGATTTGTCGAGCAATAAACCAGCAACAAAACTTAGTAAATCATTGTCAAAACAAAGGCAAATAAGGCAGTGCTGAAAATTGAAAAAGTGCCTTTATTGATGTTTAAAGCCGGTTTTTATTTATTGTTGTTTGCCTATATTTAAAGGTTATGTACCCGCTCCTGGTACATTTTAAAGCCCCTGTAACGTAAGTTGCAAGGGCTTTTTGTTTTACATGTTATCAAAGATCTAGGCCTCAACCCGGTTTGTAATCAAATAGCCATCCTGATATTTCTTTATCCTGGTACCACTATACTTCTAAAGTACCTAAACTATTTTTATTAATCACGTATTATCCATAGTCAAGTGCTTTGATATCCCTTCCTCATTAGTTGGTAAAATTTTATGAACAGGTTTTTTCTATTTCTGGCATTCAGTGCTGTCAGTTTTTGTGCGATCGCACAAAAGGGTTTTCCAGTGCAGCACAAGATCTTTGTTGGTGGTGGTCTTTCGATGGCACCTGAGAGCTTGGCAGGTATTGAGAGTGCAGATAACAAGGGATATGTAGAAAATGGGCCTATTGTAGCCATTAATTATGTTGCTGGTCTGCATCGCTATTATGGAGCAGGTTTAACTATAGGGCATAGCCGCAATAACCTGAACGCTATAGCTGTGGCTAATTCCTTTTCGTCGGCTACAACCGTGCAGACCGAGGCTTACACGCTTACTTTTTTGATGGCTGACTTGTATGGTATGTTTCCGGTGAAGCAGTGGAATTTTTATGCAAAAGGCAGCTTGGGAAGTATGCTGCCGGATATATGGGAAATGAAAATTACCAATGATGTTGGCAGCGGCACTGTAAAGAGCGGGAAAAAGTTTGTACCAGCTTACGCAGCCGCACTAGGTGTAAATTATACTTTCGGGAAAGTAGATATTGGATTGGAATCTAATTTGCTGGCCTCAGAGCCTGAATTTGAAATGCAATTAAATCAATCTGTTTCTTACCGCAAACAATGGCTTTCAGCTTTTAACCATACCATTAAAACAGGTTTCCGTTTTTAAAGAATAACTTAAAGATTTTATCTTGAAAGGTCCTGCGCGCGGTTGGCATCAATAGCCAGCAAAATGTAAAGCAGGATAGTAAACGACCACAACGAAGAGCCACCATAGCTAAAGAAAGGCAACGGTATACCTACCACAGGCGCTAAGCCTATTGTCATGCCAATGTTTATCAGGAAGTGGAAGAAGATAATAGAGACCACACAATAGCCGTAGGTTCGGGCAAAAACTGATTTCTGGCGTTCGGCTATACTTACAATCCGGATCATCAGTAACAGGAACAGAACGATCAGAATAGTACTGCCTATCCAGCCATGTTCTTCACCAATTGTACAGAAAATAAAGTCAGTACTTTGCTCC contains the following coding sequences:
- a CDS encoding helix-turn-helix domain-containing protein, coding for MELQQLEQRLRNIETLLLTQKTVLNFDEAASYTGLSKSYLYKLTSTAQIPHFKPQGKHIYFSKLELDQWLQRNAVTPLNDTDIEEQAATYITLKKMGGASC
- a CDS encoding site-specific integrase, translated to MLGTYDLQSKALTSTDFLKFYQAYITTYTKADKRVLTASLKKFKAYLLDRHGKDKLQCKELTQNLIIGYKDYLETNHTGEGPLTYFNRFRKVVKYGLRENLFHKNPLPENLKFKSGGMNKGVLSLDEVKKLANTPCGNETIKRAFLFACNTGLRFGDIKELKWQHISNNELLIKQNKTQEVNRLRLNNNALKLIGEKAGPKDLIFPLPSFEGSTKTIRNWVTRAGIEKRITWHSARHSFATNILLLGYDIKTLSQLLGHTSIKHTQKYLSIADERKVQAVNALPDLGI